The following are encoded together in the Bombus pyrosoma isolate SC7728 linkage group LG17, ASM1482585v1, whole genome shotgun sequence genome:
- the LOC122577135 gene encoding septin-2 isoform X2 yields MSGDRDYIGFATLPEQVHRKSVKRGFEFTLMVLGESGLGKSTLINSLFLGDLYKDRRILDAAERIEKTTTIEKKTMDIEERGVRLRLTIVDTPGFGDAVNCEDTWKACSAYIDEQFRQYFTDESGLNRKNIQDNRVHCCLYFIPPYGHGLRQIDLEVLKRLHRKVNVVPVIAKADTLTTYEVKMLKDRILADIEEHEIQIYQFPDCDSDEDEEFKQQDKELKACIPFAVVGSSTVLEVAGKKVRGRQYPWGVVEVENPKHSDFVKLRTMLISTHMQDLKDVTQDVHYENFRAQCISQISQQAIRERSKLKRDSGPHFENSISDTDRLLLQKDEEIRRMQDMLAQMQEKLKATGQVGTGIGLRGRVGSLGNDLDSTDVEKKRNSIIDV; encoded by the exons ATGTCCGGTG ACAGGGACTATATTGGATTCGCGACGTTGCCCGAGCAAGTGCACAGAAAATCGGTTAAAAGAGGATTCGAGTTCACCCTGATGGTGTTAGGAGAAAGTGGCCTCGGCAAGTCTACTCTGATAAACAGTCTGTTCCTCGGTGATCTTTACAAAGACCGACGAATCCTCGATGCCGCTG AACGCATTGAAAAGACAACaacgatagaaaagaagaCAATGGACATCGAAGAACGTGGAGTCAGGCTACGTTTAACGATCGTCGACACACCtg GATTTGGCGATGCGGTAAACTGCGAAGACACTTGGAAAGCGTGCTCAGCCTATATCGACGAACAGTTCCGACAATATTTTACGGACGAGAGCGGATTAAATAGGAAGAACATCCAAGACAATCGAGTACATTGCTGTTTATACTTCATACCTCCTTATGGACACGG ACTCAGACAAATCGATCTGGAAGTATTGAAACGATTGCACCGTAAGGTAAACGTGGTCCCTGTAATTGCAAAGGCAGATACGTTAACGACCTACGAAGTGAAGATGTTGAAGGATCGAATACTCGCTGACATCGAAGAGCACGAGATTCAG ATATATCAATTTCCGGACTGCGACAGCGACGAGGACGAGGAATTTAAGCAACAGGACAAAGAGCTTAAAGCGTGCATCCCGTTTGCTGTGGTCGGCAGCTCAACGGTGCTGGAAGTCGCGGGCAAGAAGGTCCGCGGTCGCCAATATCCCTGGGGAGTGGTAGAAG TGGAGAACCCGAAGCACAGCGATTTCGTGAAATTAAGAACGATGCTGATATCCACGCACATGCAAGATCTGAAAGATGTGACACAGGATGTGCATTACGAGAACTTCCGGGCGCAATGCATTTCTCAAATTTCACAGCAGGCCATCCGGGAACGGAG TAAGCTGAAAAGAGATTCGGGCCCGCATTTTGAGAACAGTATATCCGATACCGACAGGCTACTCCTGCAGAAAGACGAAGAG ATACGAAGAATGCAGGACATGCTGGCGCAAATGCAAGAGAAATTGAAAGCTACCGGCCAGGTTGGAACTGGAA
- the LOC122577135 gene encoding septin-4 isoform X3, translated as MVLGESGLGKSTLINSLFLGDLYKDRRILDAAERIEKTTTIEKKTMDIEERGVRLRLTIVDTPGFGDAVNCEDTWKACSAYIDEQFRQYFTDESGLNRKNIQDNRVHCCLYFIPPYGHGLRQIDLEVLKRLHRKVNVVPVIAKADTLTTYEVKMLKDRILADIEEHEIQIYQFPDCDSDEDEEFKQQDKELKACIPFAVVGSSTVLEVAGKKVRGRQYPWGVVEVENPKHSDFVKLRTMLISTHMQDLKDVTQDVHYENFRAQCISQISQQAIRERRYLRIKLKRDSGPHFENSISDTDRLLLQKDEEIRRMQDMLAQMQEKLKATGQVGTGIGLRGRVGSLGNDLDSTDVEKKRNSIIDV; from the exons ATGGTGTTAGGAGAAAGTGGCCTCGGCAAGTCTACTCTGATAAACAGTCTGTTCCTCGGTGATCTTTACAAAGACCGACGAATCCTCGATGCCGCTG AACGCATTGAAAAGACAACaacgatagaaaagaagaCAATGGACATCGAAGAACGTGGAGTCAGGCTACGTTTAACGATCGTCGACACACCtg GATTTGGCGATGCGGTAAACTGCGAAGACACTTGGAAAGCGTGCTCAGCCTATATCGACGAACAGTTCCGACAATATTTTACGGACGAGAGCGGATTAAATAGGAAGAACATCCAAGACAATCGAGTACATTGCTGTTTATACTTCATACCTCCTTATGGACACGG ACTCAGACAAATCGATCTGGAAGTATTGAAACGATTGCACCGTAAGGTAAACGTGGTCCCTGTAATTGCAAAGGCAGATACGTTAACGACCTACGAAGTGAAGATGTTGAAGGATCGAATACTCGCTGACATCGAAGAGCACGAGATTCAG ATATATCAATTTCCGGACTGCGACAGCGACGAGGACGAGGAATTTAAGCAACAGGACAAAGAGCTTAAAGCGTGCATCCCGTTTGCTGTGGTCGGCAGCTCAACGGTGCTGGAAGTCGCGGGCAAGAAGGTCCGCGGTCGCCAATATCCCTGGGGAGTGGTAGAAG TGGAGAACCCGAAGCACAGCGATTTCGTGAAATTAAGAACGATGCTGATATCCACGCACATGCAAGATCTGAAAGATGTGACACAGGATGTGCATTACGAGAACTTCCGGGCGCAATGCATTTCTCAAATTTCACAGCAGGCCATCCGGGAACGGAGGTATTTACGCAT TAAGCTGAAAAGAGATTCGGGCCCGCATTTTGAGAACAGTATATCCGATACCGACAGGCTACTCCTGCAGAAAGACGAAGAG ATACGAAGAATGCAGGACATGCTGGCGCAAATGCAAGAGAAATTGAAAGCTACCGGCCAGGTTGGAACTGGAA
- the LOC122577135 gene encoding septin-4 isoform X4 translates to MPLSFLERIEKTTTIEKKTMDIEERGVRLRLTIVDTPGFGDAVNCEDTWKACSAYIDEQFRQYFTDESGLNRKNIQDNRVHCCLYFIPPYGHGLRQIDLEVLKRLHRKVNVVPVIAKADTLTTYEVKMLKDRILADIEEHEIQIYQFPDCDSDEDEEFKQQDKELKACIPFAVVGSSTVLEVAGKKVRGRQYPWGVVEVENPKHSDFVKLRTMLISTHMQDLKDVTQDVHYENFRAQCISQISQQAIRERRYLRIKLKRDSGPHFENSISDTDRLLLQKDEEIRRMQDMLAQMQEKLKATGQVGTGIGLRGRVGSLGNDLDSTDVEKKRNSIIDV, encoded by the exons ATGCCGCTG TCCTTTCTAGAACGCATTGAAAAGACAACaacgatagaaaagaagaCAATGGACATCGAAGAACGTGGAGTCAGGCTACGTTTAACGATCGTCGACACACCtg GATTTGGCGATGCGGTAAACTGCGAAGACACTTGGAAAGCGTGCTCAGCCTATATCGACGAACAGTTCCGACAATATTTTACGGACGAGAGCGGATTAAATAGGAAGAACATCCAAGACAATCGAGTACATTGCTGTTTATACTTCATACCTCCTTATGGACACGG ACTCAGACAAATCGATCTGGAAGTATTGAAACGATTGCACCGTAAGGTAAACGTGGTCCCTGTAATTGCAAAGGCAGATACGTTAACGACCTACGAAGTGAAGATGTTGAAGGATCGAATACTCGCTGACATCGAAGAGCACGAGATTCAG ATATATCAATTTCCGGACTGCGACAGCGACGAGGACGAGGAATTTAAGCAACAGGACAAAGAGCTTAAAGCGTGCATCCCGTTTGCTGTGGTCGGCAGCTCAACGGTGCTGGAAGTCGCGGGCAAGAAGGTCCGCGGTCGCCAATATCCCTGGGGAGTGGTAGAAG TGGAGAACCCGAAGCACAGCGATTTCGTGAAATTAAGAACGATGCTGATATCCACGCACATGCAAGATCTGAAAGATGTGACACAGGATGTGCATTACGAGAACTTCCGGGCGCAATGCATTTCTCAAATTTCACAGCAGGCCATCCGGGAACGGAGGTATTTACGCAT TAAGCTGAAAAGAGATTCGGGCCCGCATTTTGAGAACAGTATATCCGATACCGACAGGCTACTCCTGCAGAAAGACGAAGAG ATACGAAGAATGCAGGACATGCTGGCGCAAATGCAAGAGAAATTGAAAGCTACCGGCCAGGTTGGAACTGGAA
- the LOC122577135 gene encoding septin-2 isoform X1, whose amino-acid sequence MSGDRDYIGFATLPEQVHRKSVKRGFEFTLMVLGESGLGKSTLINSLFLGDLYKDRRILDAAERIEKTTTIEKKTMDIEERGVRLRLTIVDTPGFGDAVNCEDTWKACSAYIDEQFRQYFTDESGLNRKNIQDNRVHCCLYFIPPYGHGLRQIDLEVLKRLHRKVNVVPVIAKADTLTTYEVKMLKDRILADIEEHEIQIYQFPDCDSDEDEEFKQQDKELKACIPFAVVGSSTVLEVAGKKVRGRQYPWGVVEVENPKHSDFVKLRTMLISTHMQDLKDVTQDVHYENFRAQCISQISQQAIRERRYLRIKLKRDSGPHFENSISDTDRLLLQKDEEIRRMQDMLAQMQEKLKATGQVGTGIGLRGRVGSLGNDLDSTDVEKKRNSIIDV is encoded by the exons ATGTCCGGTG ACAGGGACTATATTGGATTCGCGACGTTGCCCGAGCAAGTGCACAGAAAATCGGTTAAAAGAGGATTCGAGTTCACCCTGATGGTGTTAGGAGAAAGTGGCCTCGGCAAGTCTACTCTGATAAACAGTCTGTTCCTCGGTGATCTTTACAAAGACCGACGAATCCTCGATGCCGCTG AACGCATTGAAAAGACAACaacgatagaaaagaagaCAATGGACATCGAAGAACGTGGAGTCAGGCTACGTTTAACGATCGTCGACACACCtg GATTTGGCGATGCGGTAAACTGCGAAGACACTTGGAAAGCGTGCTCAGCCTATATCGACGAACAGTTCCGACAATATTTTACGGACGAGAGCGGATTAAATAGGAAGAACATCCAAGACAATCGAGTACATTGCTGTTTATACTTCATACCTCCTTATGGACACGG ACTCAGACAAATCGATCTGGAAGTATTGAAACGATTGCACCGTAAGGTAAACGTGGTCCCTGTAATTGCAAAGGCAGATACGTTAACGACCTACGAAGTGAAGATGTTGAAGGATCGAATACTCGCTGACATCGAAGAGCACGAGATTCAG ATATATCAATTTCCGGACTGCGACAGCGACGAGGACGAGGAATTTAAGCAACAGGACAAAGAGCTTAAAGCGTGCATCCCGTTTGCTGTGGTCGGCAGCTCAACGGTGCTGGAAGTCGCGGGCAAGAAGGTCCGCGGTCGCCAATATCCCTGGGGAGTGGTAGAAG TGGAGAACCCGAAGCACAGCGATTTCGTGAAATTAAGAACGATGCTGATATCCACGCACATGCAAGATCTGAAAGATGTGACACAGGATGTGCATTACGAGAACTTCCGGGCGCAATGCATTTCTCAAATTTCACAGCAGGCCATCCGGGAACGGAGGTATTTACGCAT TAAGCTGAAAAGAGATTCGGGCCCGCATTTTGAGAACAGTATATCCGATACCGACAGGCTACTCCTGCAGAAAGACGAAGAG ATACGAAGAATGCAGGACATGCTGGCGCAAATGCAAGAGAAATTGAAAGCTACCGGCCAGGTTGGAACTGGAA